Genomic DNA from Candidozyma auris chromosome 1, complete sequence:
AGTAGATAGAGGGTCCACGTTCATAGCTTACGCCAGGGAGGTGCACTCGGTTGAGGAGGCCAAGCGTTACTTAGCACTTCTCCTCACAGACAGAAAGATCGCTAAAGCTGCTCATAACATGAACACATGGAGGATTAAAGGTGAGAACGGAGTCACTTACCAGGACTGCGACGATGATGGAGAAACCGCCGCAGGATCTAGAATGCTACATCTTCTAACGGTATGTACAACCTTTTGGCGTGATATTCTATTATACTAACATACAGATCATGGATGCGTGGAACGTTATGGTGGTGGTGAGCCGGTGGTTCGGAGGTACTCATTTGGGGCCCGATCGGTTTAAGCACATCAACTCTGCCACCAGAGATGCAATTGTTAAAGGGGGCTTCGACATAAAGACAAAGAAGTGATAAATCACTGTttagacttcttcttcttcttctttttgctgtGATTCTCTGCCGAGGAGTCGagtttcctttttttgtctttctttggctttccCATGATATCCTGGAGAAACTCATCTGCTTGCGCCTTAGGATCTTTCTCAACCTTCTTCGGCACAGcctgctcttcttttttgtcttcttcctcctttgGTTCCGCGGTCATCGAGGCTATGCTCCCATAACCCACTGACTTCACTTTCACTGCACTCTTAAGTCTCTGTTGCACTTGACCACGATTCGGGAGGTACCATTCTGAGGTGTCCTTTACTTTCTTGTACGTTGTTGGCTCATTCTTttcgagctctttgttgTCAGAACCTCGCATGAACTTCATGTTCAAGACATTTTGGGAAAGACCGCccatcttgttgttgttaAAGTTGATGAGACACTACTGCCTCTACAGTGAGGCCTATGTGCTCACTATGCAGAGCAAACAGTAACTAAGAAAGGTACACCTTGTGAGAATCCCGAGGTGAAACAGAAATTGGAGAAGTATGTTTATTAGAAtacttcttttgaaagcgATTCCTTTTGAAAGCATGCTTTTTTGTGCTTGCAGCTGTTGATGATATATTGTTCTACGAGGTTACTGAGGaaatttcttgagaattCTCAAGGCTATGCTTCGGACTGCTCAACTCCAGAAACCCAAGGAGACCGAAAACAAACTCCTATAATTTGAATTGGCTTCACACTCCGAATACTCTTTATTTGACTATCCATTCGATCTCAGTGTTGGACCATTTTATGAAGAGACCTGCATGCAATACCTCGATGCCATCGGTCTCATCGCTGAAAAACCCATACTGGTAATCGAGCAGAGAGGTACCGCCAGATCTGACAATGAAATCCGACTTTAAACTTTCCAATTTGGTCGGAACCGTGTATCGGGAGGGTAACCTCGTTTTCACAGATGACGGCACAAAGCTTATTTCGCCTGTGGGCAACAGGGTATCGTGCtttgacttgatcaacagcAAGTCCTTCACTTTCAGCTATCAGCATCGcaagaatatcaaaagAATTGCGTTGAACAAGCAATGTACCTTGATgctttctgttgatgaggatggCAGAGCAATTCTTGTGAATTTCACGTCAAGGGTCGTTTTGCAtcacttcaacttcaaaggTGTCGTGAGAGATCTCCAGTTCAGTGAAGATGGCCACTATTTCGCCGTAGCTGTTGACAGATTTGTGCAAATATGGAAGACCCCAGACTTTAACGAGGACCGACAGTTTGCTCCCTTTGTCAGACACAGAGTATATGCTGGACACTACAACGACGTTCTTTCAGTGACATGGTCCCCAGATCTGCGGTTCGTTCTTTCGACATCAAAAGATCTTTCAGCACGGGTATTCTCAGTTAACAACGAGGACAAAGCTGCCGCTGCCGTGCTCCATGGTCATCGTGATTACGTTATCCAGgcattcttcaattccacACAAGAAACAATATACACAGTCACTAAAGATGGTGCATTGAATCAGTACGAATATATcgaggaagacgaagacgaagTTGAGCAGAATGGACAGCATAATGAAAGcgacgatgaagagaatgtcATGCCGTTGGACGGGAAGGGTGAAAATTCAGGCAGATGGCGTATCACTGCAAAGAATTTTTTCCATATTGAAGGCGGCAGGGTTCGCTGTGCTGCTTTCCACGCCCCAAGCAACATGTTAGTGGTTGGATTTACCACTGGTGAGTTTCGTCTTTATGATCTTCCAGAGTTCTCTCTTATTCAGCTGTTGTCCATGGGACAGAATGCTGTCGACACTGTTAGCATCAATAAAAGCGGTGAATGGTTCGCTTTTGGGTCTTCAAAGGCtggtcaacttcttgtGTATGAATGGCAGAGTGAATCCTATATTCTCAAGCAACAGGGCCACTTCGATGCCATGAACTGCTTGTGCTACTCTCCGGATGGATCAAGGGTCGTTACTGCTTCAGACGACGGGAAAATCAAGGTCTGGGACATCAACTCTGGATTCTGTCTTATGACCTTCACGGAGCATATAGGTGGTGTCACCGCGGTCagctttgcaaagaagggCCAGGTGATGTTCTCTGCTTCGTTGGATGGCACTGTGAGAGCATGGGATTTGATCAGGTTCCGTAACTTCAGAACCTTCACCGCGCCAGAAAGGGTTCAGTTTACGAGTTTGGCAATTGACCCTAGTGGTGAGATCGTTGTTGCAGGTTCTCAAGAGGAATTTGAGATATTTGTGTGGTCAGTTCAGACCGGTGCTCTTCTAGACTCTTTGGCTGGCCACGAGGGTCCTATATCATGTCTTGCATTTGGAGCCGAAGGCTCTGTTTTGGCGTCGAGTTCGTGGGACAAGACAATCAGAATTTGGAGTATTTTCAGTCGAACGCAGCTCTCCGAACCCATTGAGATGGAGCACGATGTCTTGGCTCTTGCAGTAAGACCGGATGCCAAAGAGGTGGCCGTCAGCACCCTTAATGGCTACATCCTTACGCATGATGTTGAGCTGACGAATCAAACTCACTCCATTGATATCAGAAAAGATGTCTTTGCCGGTCGTCATATGAGCGACCGCTTTGAACTGAAGAACAGCGCCAGAGCGAAAAACTTCACTACAATTGCATACTCCTTCGACGGCCAAGCTATAGTAGCCGGAGGAAATAACAATAGCATCTGTCTTTACGATATTGCTGACGAGGTCTTATTGAAACGATTCGTTGTCTCCGAAAACATGTCTCTTGACGGCACTCTCACTCAGCTCAATAGCTCCAAGATAACTGATGCAGGTACTTCTATAGATGCTGTTGACATGGCAGGTGAGGCATCCGATAAGGAACTGCGAATGGATACGTCATTGCCAGGATCGCATCGTGGAGACCCCGGAGCCAGAAACTTGCGTCCACAAGTTCGTGTCACTGGCGTTCAATTCTCCCCAACAGCCGGCTCGTTTGGTGCTGCAACCACAGAAGGTCTTCTCATCTACAGTACTGACCACACGGTGGAGTTTGACCCGTTTGACTTAGACGTGGAGGTGACATCTGCCAGTGTATTGGAAagtcttgaagagaaagagtGGCTCCATGCTGTCGTGATGGCGTTCCGTTTAAACGAGCACCACTTGATCGAAAGATGTCTTGAAAGTGTCCCTGTCAAAGACATTCGTCTTGTGTGTGGGGAGTTGCCACACGTTTACGTCGGTAGACTTCTCGAGCATCTTGGACGCAGAATGAATTCGGGTGAGGGTTCTCAGCACATTGAGTTCAATCTTTTGTGGGTGAAGGCGCTTCTAGACAGCCATGGCCAGTACATCacatcaaagaaagcagACTTTGCGCTGGGAATTCGACTCGTGCAGAGATTTTTAAGTAGAGTGGCGAAGGACGTGGTTGGCGTGAGCAAAAAGTCGGGGTACCTCTATGGGTATTTGAGAGACAACAAGCAAGGTATAGAAGAGGAAATTGGGGAGCACGATATGGATGAGATCAAGATCGACGAGAGTGAAGGAGacagtgaagatgacgaggTCGATATggacgaagaggaggaggaagacgGAGAGTGGCATGGCTTTGAAGGCAAGTGAAGCTTTAAGTAGCATAATTGATAGAAGCGCATAGATACGAGTAATTCATGCGAGAATACGAAGTGCGCAAGTTCTAGCGTGGGGGGCGCGATCTGTAAGAATAGTCGTAGAGAAGTCGAAGAACAGAAGCCAGAGGGtaagagttgaagaagaatggtAAGATTAGGGAGCATGAGTGAGATGGTGAATGTAAAGATACTACGAATGTAAATCAAAGCATGAAGAAAGTAAAAGCATAGTGAAAAGCAGTGGAGCTCATAAAGATGGGCATGATCATCAGAAACACGACGTACGACATCATTACCTTCGTTTAGCCAGCGACATCAAACACCGAATAATGCAACAGTTGCTATTGTTAAAGAGTCAAAAACAATCGCCTTTGAAGTTTACTCGCCGTCCCATAACAAAATCATGTAGCCTCCAATATAAAGCGCTACATAATATGCGATTATCTCTAAGAAAGGCGCTAGTGAGAGGCACCAGAGAAGTGAACCATTTTCGTACGCACCTTCAAGCGGAACACGAACTCCTTAATCTTAAAACTTTTATTTACACCctcaatttcctcttcaGCATCGCAGCTGGACCACTGGAGTCCGGTGAGGCTTAAGGCGACCTTGGGGAAGCATCGAAATTGCGCGGAAACCTTGAGTCCGAAAGCCCACTGGGGAAAAGTTGTCACTTTTCGCTGCCCTCTCGCTCTCGCTCGCTCGCTTTCCACCGCCCattgtcaagaacaatACCAGACCCTCACTGGGGACGCTTACCGAAC
This window encodes:
- the PWP2 gene encoding snoRNA-binding rRNA-processing protein PWP2, whose translation is MKSDFKLSNLVGTVYREGNLVFTDDGTKLISPVGNRVSCFDLINSKSFTFSYQHRKNIKRIALNKQCTLMLSVDEDGRAILVNFTSRVVLHHFNFKGVVRDLQFSEDGHYFAVAVDRFVQIWKTPDFNEDRQFAPFVRHRVYAGHYNDVLSVTWSPDSRFVLSTSKDLSARVFSVNNEDKAAAAVLHGHRDYVIQAFFNSTQETIYTVTKDGALNQYEYIEEDEDEVEQNGQHNESDDEENVMPLDGKGENSGRWRITAKNFFHIEGGRVRCAAFHAPSNMLVVGFTTGEFRLYDLPEFSLIQSLSMGQNAVDTVSINKSGEWFAFGSSKAGQLLVYEWQSESYILKQQGHFDAMNCLCYSPDGSRVVTASDDGKIKVWDINSGFCLMTFTEHIGGVTAVSFAKKGQVMFSASLDGTVRAWDLIRFRNFRTFTAPERVQFTSLAIDPSGEIVVAGSQEEFEIFVWSVQTGALLDSLAGHEGPISCLAFGAEGSVLASSSWDKTIRIWSIFSRTQLSEPIEMEHDVLALAVRPDAKEVAVSTLNGYILTHDVESTNQTHSIDIRKDVFAGRHMSDRFESKNSARAKNFTTIAYSFDGQAIVAGGNNNSICLYDIADEVLLKRFVVSENMSLDGTLTQLNSSKITDAGTSIDAVDMAGEASDKESRMDTSLPGSHRGDPGARNLRPQVRVTGVQFSPTAGSFGAATTEGLLIYSTDHTVEFDPFDLDVEVTSASVLESLEEKEWLHAVVMAFRLNEHHLIERCLESVPVKDIRLVCGELPHVYVGRLLEHLGRRMNSGEGSQHIEFNLLWVKALLDSHGQYITSKKADFASGIRLVQRFLSRVAKDVVGVSKKSGYLYGYLRDNKQGIEEEIGEHDMDEIKIDESEGDSEDDEVDMDEEEEEDGEWHGFEGK